Proteins encoded within one genomic window of Canis lupus familiaris isolate Mischka breed German Shepherd chromosome 12, alternate assembly UU_Cfam_GSD_1.0, whole genome shotgun sequence:
- the MTRES1 gene encoding mitochondrial transcription rescue factor 1 isoform X4, whose product MSEGGSDAVMVRMPTSFLENKSVICTMAMTSVRLPASVLRKPDAWIGLWGALQGTPPYKLCASWNRYLYFSSTQLNTSNCKTFFHNVFSLRLRGLLISPEYIFPFSIRLKSNISSKKSTKKTQQKAEEEEDSDEESDREMSEREEELEDDPSVVKDYKDLEKVVQSFRYDVILKTGLDVGRNKVEDAFYKGELRLNGEKLWKKSRTVKVGDTLDLLIGEDKEAETETVMRVLLKKVLEEKTESEKYRVVLRRWKKLKLPKKSMSK is encoded by the exons GTTATATGCACCATGGCTATGACTAGTGTCAGATTGCCTGCCAGTGTTTTGAGAAAGCCAGATGCCTGGATTGGACTCTGGGGAGCGCTACAAGGGACACCTCCATATAAACTCTGTGCTTCCTGGAATCGATACTTATATTTTTCTAGTACCCAGTTAAACACATCAAATTGTAAAACATTTTTCCATAACGTTTTCTCACTGAGACTCCGAGGGCTTTTAATATCtccagaatatatttttccattttccataagACTTAAAAGTAATATAAGCTCTAAAAAGTCCACTAAGAAGACTCAGCAAAAGGCCGAAGAGGAAGAGGACTCTGATGAAGAGAGTGATCGTGAGATGAGTGAGCGGGAAGAGGAGCTCGAGGATGACCCCAGTGTGGTCAAAGACTATAAAGACCTGGAAAAAGTAGTGCAGTCTTTCCGGTATGATGTTATCCTAAAGACAGGCCTAGATGTTGGAAGAAA caaagtggAAGATGCATTCTACAAAGGTGAACTCaggctgaatggggaaaaattatgGAAGAAAAGCAGAACG gtGAAAGTGGGAGATACATTGGATCTTCTAATTGGAGAGGATAAAGAAGCTGAAACAGAGACAGTCATGAGAGTTCTCCTGAAAAAAGTGTTGGAGGAGAAAACGGAAAGTGAAAAGTACAGAGTGGTCCTACGCCGGTGGAAAAAGTTAAAGTTGCCTAAAAAGAGTATGTCTAAATAA
- the MTRES1 gene encoding mitochondrial transcription rescue factor 1 isoform X2, whose protein sequence is MQVICTMAMTSVRLPASVLRKPDAWIGLWGALQGTPPYKLCASWNRYLYFSSTQLNTSNCKTFFHNVFSLRLRGLLISPEYIFPFSIRLKSNISSKKSTKKTQQKAEEEEDSDEESDREMSEREEELEDDPSVVKDYKDLEKVVQSFRYDVILKTGLDVGRNKVEDAFYKGELRLNGEKLWKKSRTVKVGDTLDLLIGEDKEAETETVMRVLLKKVLEEKTESEKYRVVLRRWKKLKLPKKSMSK, encoded by the exons GTTATATGCACCATGGCTATGACTAGTGTCAGATTGCCTGCCAGTGTTTTGAGAAAGCCAGATGCCTGGATTGGACTCTGGGGAGCGCTACAAGGGACACCTCCATATAAACTCTGTGCTTCCTGGAATCGATACTTATATTTTTCTAGTACCCAGTTAAACACATCAAATTGTAAAACATTTTTCCATAACGTTTTCTCACTGAGACTCCGAGGGCTTTTAATATCtccagaatatatttttccattttccataagACTTAAAAGTAATATAAGCTCTAAAAAGTCCACTAAGAAGACTCAGCAAAAGGCCGAAGAGGAAGAGGACTCTGATGAAGAGAGTGATCGTGAGATGAGTGAGCGGGAAGAGGAGCTCGAGGATGACCCCAGTGTGGTCAAAGACTATAAAGACCTGGAAAAAGTAGTGCAGTCTTTCCGGTATGATGTTATCCTAAAGACAGGCCTAGATGTTGGAAGAAA caaagtggAAGATGCATTCTACAAAGGTGAACTCaggctgaatggggaaaaattatgGAAGAAAAGCAGAACG gtGAAAGTGGGAGATACATTGGATCTTCTAATTGGAGAGGATAAAGAAGCTGAAACAGAGACAGTCATGAGAGTTCTCCTGAAAAAAGTGTTGGAGGAGAAAACGGAAAGTGAAAAGTACAGAGTGGTCCTACGCCGGTGGAAAAAGTTAAAGTTGCCTAAAAAGAGTATGTCTAAATAA
- the MTRES1 gene encoding mitochondrial transcription rescue factor 1 isoform X3 yields MAMTSVRLPASVLRKPDAWIGLWGALQGTPPYKLCASWNRYLYFSSTQLNTSNCKTFFHNVFSLRLRGLLISPEYIFPFSIRLKSNISSKKSTKKTQQKAEEEEDSDEESDREMSEREEELEDDPSVVKDYKDLEKVVQSFRYDVILKTGLDVGRNKVEDAFYKGELRLNGEKLWKKSRTVKVGDTLDLLIGEDKEAETETVMRVLLKKVLEEKTESEKYRVVLRRWKKLKLPKKSMSK; encoded by the exons ATGGCTATGACTAGTGTCAGATTGCCTGCCAGTGTTTTGAGAAAGCCAGATGCCTGGATTGGACTCTGGGGAGCGCTACAAGGGACACCTCCATATAAACTCTGTGCTTCCTGGAATCGATACTTATATTTTTCTAGTACCCAGTTAAACACATCAAATTGTAAAACATTTTTCCATAACGTTTTCTCACTGAGACTCCGAGGGCTTTTAATATCtccagaatatatttttccattttccataagACTTAAAAGTAATATAAGCTCTAAAAAGTCCACTAAGAAGACTCAGCAAAAGGCCGAAGAGGAAGAGGACTCTGATGAAGAGAGTGATCGTGAGATGAGTGAGCGGGAAGAGGAGCTCGAGGATGACCCCAGTGTGGTCAAAGACTATAAAGACCTGGAAAAAGTAGTGCAGTCTTTCCGGTATGATGTTATCCTAAAGACAGGCCTAGATGTTGGAAGAAA caaagtggAAGATGCATTCTACAAAGGTGAACTCaggctgaatggggaaaaattatgGAAGAAAAGCAGAACG gtGAAAGTGGGAGATACATTGGATCTTCTAATTGGAGAGGATAAAGAAGCTGAAACAGAGACAGTCATGAGAGTTCTCCTGAAAAAAGTGTTGGAGGAGAAAACGGAAAGTGAAAAGTACAGAGTGGTCCTACGCCGGTGGAAAAAGTTAAAGTTGCCTAAAAAGAGTATGTCTAAATAA